Within the Saccharopolyspora gloriosae genome, the region CTGACCGGTCACGTACCGGGCGGAGGGGCGCTCGGCATTGCTGTGGTGGAACGGGTGGTCGCCTGCGGGCGGCCGCCCGTTCTGCGTTCGCCGGTGCAATATATAGATCATTTTCGATCGAGTTGTCCACAGGTAGTCGATTCATCCACAGATTTCCCAATTGGGTCTGGTGGGCGCTGATCGGCCAGGGCAGTTTGGAAGTCGGGCCGGAGATCCGCTCTGGGCCGACTTCCAGCCTTGGAGGAGATCATGGCGGTGCGCACCCTCGACTTTCGTCCGCTGCGCGGGGCGCTCTCGGACGCGCAAGGACAGGGCACTCATGCGCTCGGGCGAGCCGGTGAGAGGTTGGCGGCCGAACACCTGGAGAAGCTCGGTGTCTCGGTGCTGGCCCGGAACTGGCGGACCCCGCACGGTGAACTCGACATCGTCGGCACCGACGGCTACCGGGTGGTGTTCTGCGAGGTCAAAACGCGCTCCGGGGTCGACTACGGGGCTCCGTTGGACGCTGTCGGACCGAACAAGATCCGCCGCCTGCGGGAGCTGGCCAGAGCCTGGCTCGCGGAGCGGCGACTCACCGGCTGCCAGGTCCGGTTCGACGTCATCTCCATCCTGTGGCCCCCGAGGGGCCGGATCACCCTCGACCACTTGCCGGGGGTGTTCTGAATGGCGTTGCGACGGACTTGGGCGGTCGCGCTGTTCGGCGTGGACGGCGTGCTGGTGGAGATCGAGGCGGACGTGCGCAAAGGCGGCCTGCCCAGCGTGCAGCTGCTGGGATTGCCGGACACGGCGCTGCAGGAGTCGAAGAATCGGGTGCGCGCGGCGGTGCAGAACTGCCAGGAGGACTGGCCGAAGAGCTGCGTGACGCTCGCACTGTCGCCCGCTGCGCTGCCGAAGGCGGGCACCTCCTACGACCTGGCGCTGGCTTGTGCGGTACTGGCCGGCGCCGAACAAATTCCCCCGCAGCGGCTGGAAGGCACCGTGCTGTTCGGGGAGCTGGCGCTCGATGGCCGGATCCGGCCGGTGCACGGCTTGTTGCCGGGGCTGCTCGCGGCGCGGCGGGAAGGGATCCGGCGAGCGATCGTGCCCGTCGAGGGCCTGCCTGAAGCGCAGCTGGTGGAGGGCCTCGAGGTCCTCGGGGCGGGGCGGCTGAGCGAGGTCATCGGGTGGCTGCGCGGACAGGGCGAACTCGTGGACCGACCGGGCGAGGTCGTCTCGCGGCGCACGGCGTCACCGGAGGACCTCGCGGACGTGCTGGGGCAGCCGGAGGCGCGCTGGGCGCTGGAGGTGTCCGCGGCCGGTGGTCACCACCTGCTGCTGGTCGGTCCACCGGGCACCGGTAAGACGATGCTCGCCCGACGGCTGAGCGGGCTGCTGCCCGAACTGTCGAGGCAGGAGGCGTTGGAGGTCACCGCGATCCATTCGGTGGCGGGCGAGCTCAGCGCGAACGAACCACTGGTAGCGGAGCCGCCGTTCGTCGCTCCGCACCACTCCACCTCGGTTCCCGGCCTGATCGGCGGTGGGGCCGGGCTGGCCAGGCCGGGAGCCGTCAGCCGTGCGCATCGGGGCACGCTCTTCCTGGACGAGGCATGCGAGTTCGGGCCGAAACGGCTCGAAGCGCTGCGCACCGCGTTGGAGGAAGGGGAGGTCCGGCTGTCCCGGCGGGACGGAACGTTGCGCTACCCGGCGCGGTTCCAGCTGGTGCTGGCCACCAACCCCTGCCCGTGCGCTCCGGCCAGGGACGCCGATTGCCACTGCGCCCCGCAGGCGCGGCGGCGCTACTTCGGCAAGCTGTCCGGTCCGCTGCTGGACCGGGTCGACCTGCGCGTCGACATGCGCCCGGTCACCGCGACCACCATGCGCGGCGGCGGGCAGTCGGAGCCGTCGGAGGCGGTGCGGGAGCGGGTGTCCCGGGCGCGGGCGGTGGCGGTCGAGCGGTGGGCGTCGCGTGGCTGGCAGACCAACGGGGAAGTGCCCGGGCCGGTGCTGCGCCGTGAGTTCGCGCTGCCGGATGCGGTGACGGCCCTGCTGGATCGCGGACTCGACGTGGGCGCGTTGACTGCGCGGGGTGCCGACCGTTGCCTGCGGGTGGCGTGGACGTTGGCCGATCTGGACGGCCGTGAACGACCGGAGGCGGAGCATGTGGCCGCCGCGCTCGCGTTCCGGGAACGGAGGTTCGTATGACCGCGGCGGTCTGGACGGCGCAAGCGATGCGGGCGATGCGGATGAAAACGGCATCGTGCGGAAGTTCAATGCATCGAACCGGGCTCCGGTACTCGTTCGCGATCCCGCAGGGCTCGTGGCGGAAGCACCCGGTGCGGCGTCGCGGTTCCGGGCTCGGGATCGGGTTCGCCGCCTCGGCGGTCGACGAGCACTCCGGCATCGACGGGATTCGGACGCGTGGACGGCCCGGCGAACGGGGGGCGCGATGAGCGGGGGAGAACAGGTTCGGCTCGCTCGCGCATACCTGGCGGCGGTGGCCGAACCGCCGGCGCCCGCACTGGCCGCCTGCGTGGCCGAGCACGGGCCGGTCCGCACCGCCGTCTTGGTCCGCGACGGTTCGGCACCCGGCGCGGTGGCCGACGAAGTCGAGTCTCGGCGAAAGCACGTCTCAGGAGCCGATCTCTTGGCGGCCACGCAGCGGACCGGTGCGCGGCTGTTGATCCCGGAAGATCCGGAGTGGCCTGCCGACAGGTTCGGCCTGCTGGCCGGAGCCGCCGAAGTCGGGGTACCGGGCATGGCGGCGCCACTGGCTCTGTGGGTGCGGGGCCGAGCCGATCTCGGCTCGGCGCTGACCAACTCGGTGGCGGTGGTCGGGGCGCGCGCGGCCACCGGGTACGGCGAGCATCTGGCGGCCGAACTGGGGCACGGGCTGGCTTCGGGCGGGTGCACGGTGGTGTCGGGAGCGGCCTACGGGATCGACGGCGCGGCGCATCGGGGCGCGCTGGCCGCGGGAGCCGCGACGGTCGCGTTCTTGGCCTGCGGCATTGACATCGACTACCCGGCGGGGCACGGCCGGCTGCTGCGCGCCATCGCGGAACAAGGAGTGGTGGCGACGGAGTACCCGCCGGGCACAACGCCCCGGCGACATCGGTTCCTGGTGCGCAACAGGCTGATCGCTGCGTGCGGCCAGGGCACCGTGGTCGTGGAGGCCGGGGCGCGCAGCGGTGCGGGCAACACCGCGAACACCACCGATGCGCTGGGGCTGCCGCTGATGGCGGTGCCGGGGCCGGTAACCTCGGCGAGTTCGGTGGGCTGCCACGACATGGTGCGCTCGGGGAAGGCGGTGTTGGTGACGTCCACGCCCCAGGTGCTCGAAATGATCAACCCGCTCGGGGCGGCGCCGCCGGTGGAGCCGGTGCCTGCCGCCCGCCGCACCGACGCGCTGGAACCACGTGCACGTCAGTTGCACGATGCGATCGGTGCATGCACTGAAGCGGACGCCGATCAGCTCGCGCAGGAGAGCGGATTGGCCCTGCGCACCGTGCGGGCACTGCTACCGGAGATGGAGCTGGCCGGGCTGATCGAGCGGAAGGAGGGAGGCTGGAGCGTGCGCACGCGATGATCAACGCCGACGCCTCGGTGGGAGCGTGTTCACGGCGTGGCCCTCTTGACCGGGCAACGTCCAAGGGCGAGCGTTTGCGTTATGGAACGCAGACGGTCCGGGGCCGCATCAAGAATCGACCTGCGCGCGGCACGGGCGTCCCTCCCGGATGAGCTGAGCTCCGCCGTGGATCGGTTCCAGCGCCACCTCTCCGCCGAACGCGGCCTGTCGGAGCACACCGTGCGCGCCTACCTCGGCGACGTGGTCTCGCTGCTCACCGATGTCGTCGCGACCGCCGGACCAGGACTGGACCAAGTGACGCTGCCCGCACTGCGGTCCTGGCTGGCGGGCCAGCACGCCCAAGGCATCAGCCGGGCGACATTGGCACGCCGGGCCGCGTCGGTGCGGACCTTCACCGCATGGGCGCACCGCACCGGGCTGCTCGGAACCGACCCGGGTCCCAGGCTGGCGGCCCCGGCCAAGCACCGGGCGCTGCCTGCGGTGCTGCGCGCCGACCAGGCGGACTCGGCGATGGCGGCCTCGGCGACGGGGGCGGAACAGGGCGACCCGGTCGCATTGCGCGACCACGCATTGCTGGAATTGCTGTACGCGACCGGCGTCAGAGTGGCCGAGCTGTGCGGTCTCGACCTTGATGACATCGATCATGAACGGCGACTACTGCGGGTGCTCGGCAAGGGACGGCGGGAACGTGCTGTGCCGTTCGGCGTACCCGCGGATGCGGCACTGGAACGCTGGCTATCGGCGGGACGGCCCGAGCTCAGCACCGAGCGCTCC harbors:
- the dprA gene encoding DNA-processing protein DprA is translated as MSGGEQVRLARAYLAAVAEPPAPALAACVAEHGPVRTAVLVRDGSAPGAVADEVESRRKHVSGADLLAATQRTGARLLIPEDPEWPADRFGLLAGAAEVGVPGMAAPLALWVRGRADLGSALTNSVAVVGARAATGYGEHLAAELGHGLASGGCTVVSGAAYGIDGAAHRGALAAGAATVAFLACGIDIDYPAGHGRLLRAIAEQGVVATEYPPGTTPRRHRFLVRNRLIAACGQGTVVVEAGARSGAGNTANTTDALGLPLMAVPGPVTSASSVGCHDMVRSGKAVLVTSTPQVLEMINPLGAAPPVEPVPAARRTDALEPRARQLHDAIGACTEADADQLAQESGLALRTVRALLPEMELAGLIERKEGGWSVRTR
- a CDS encoding YraN family protein, with product MAVRTLDFRPLRGALSDAQGQGTHALGRAGERLAAEHLEKLGVSVLARNWRTPHGELDIVGTDGYRVVFCEVKTRSGVDYGAPLDAVGPNKIRRLRELARAWLAERRLTGCQVRFDVISILWPPRGRITLDHLPGVF
- a CDS encoding YifB family Mg chelatase-like AAA ATPase, which codes for MALRRTWAVALFGVDGVLVEIEADVRKGGLPSVQLLGLPDTALQESKNRVRAAVQNCQEDWPKSCVTLALSPAALPKAGTSYDLALACAVLAGAEQIPPQRLEGTVLFGELALDGRIRPVHGLLPGLLAARREGIRRAIVPVEGLPEAQLVEGLEVLGAGRLSEVIGWLRGQGELVDRPGEVVSRRTASPEDLADVLGQPEARWALEVSAAGGHHLLLVGPPGTGKTMLARRLSGLLPELSRQEALEVTAIHSVAGELSANEPLVAEPPFVAPHHSTSVPGLIGGGAGLARPGAVSRAHRGTLFLDEACEFGPKRLEALRTALEEGEVRLSRRDGTLRYPARFQLVLATNPCPCAPARDADCHCAPQARRRYFGKLSGPLLDRVDLRVDMRPVTATTMRGGGQSEPSEAVRERVSRARAVAVERWASRGWQTNGEVPGPVLRREFALPDAVTALLDRGLDVGALTARGADRCLRVAWTLADLDGRERPEAEHVAAALAFRERRFV
- a CDS encoding tyrosine recombinase XerC, which codes for MERRRSGAASRIDLRAARASLPDELSSAVDRFQRHLSAERGLSEHTVRAYLGDVVSLLTDVVATAGPGLDQVTLPALRSWLAGQHAQGISRATLARRAASVRTFTAWAHRTGLLGTDPGPRLAAPAKHRALPAVLRADQADSAMAASATGAEQGDPVALRDHALLELLYATGVRVAELCGLDLDDIDHERRLLRVLGKGRRERAVPFGVPADAALERWLSAGRPELSTERSGPAVFLGARGGRLDQRMARRVVHDAVQAVPGAADLGPHGLRHSAATHLLEGGADLRSVQELLGHATLATTQLYTHVTVDRLKAIHDRTHPRS